A stretch of the Gracilinanus agilis isolate LMUSP501 chromosome 4, AgileGrace, whole genome shotgun sequence genome encodes the following:
- the LOC123244205 gene encoding 40S ribosomal protein S15a-like, which produces MVRMNVLADALKSINNAEKRGKRQVLIRPCSKVIVRFLTVMMKHGYIGEFEIIDDHRAGKIVVNLTGRLNKCSVISPRFDVQLKDLEKWQNNLLPSRQFEFIVLTTSAGIMDHEEARRKHTGGKILGFFF; this is translated from the coding sequence ATGGTGCGCATGAATGTCCTGGCAGATGCTCTCAAAAGCATCAACAATGCTGAGAAGCGAGGAAAACGCCAGGTTCTTATTAGGCCGTGCTCTAAAGTAATTGTCCGGTTCTTAACTGTGATGATGAAGCACGGTTATATTGGCGAATTTGAGATCATTGATGATCACAGAGCAGGAAAAATTGTTGTGAACCTCACAGGCAGATTAAACAAGTGTAGTGTAATCAGCCCCAGATTTGATGTTCAATTGAAAGATCTGGAAAAGTGGCAGAATAATCTGCTACCATCCCGTCAGTTTGAGTTCATTGTGCTTACAACCTCAGCTGGCATCATGGACCATGAGGAAGCAAGACGAAAACACACAGGAGGAAAAATCCTGGGATTCTTTTTCTAA